From the genome of Methanothrix soehngenii GP6:
TAGGATACTCAGGGCAGAACCAAAAGGAGAGATGTAATATATGCTTTCGTCGATGATGAGTACGGTCAGTAGCACCATGAGCGCAACAGCCAGCGCCACCAGCACAATGAGCACAACCTCGGCAGTCAGTACATTTGCCACGGTGGGTGTCGCGGATATCAGCGTTGTGAGCGTCATATGTCTCATCGCTCTCCTAAGCGCCTCTGAGATACTCTCTGCCTCATCCTGCTGGCACAGGCGCCTTTCAACGGTGCTCAACATCGCCATAGTTCCCATGGTCTTAACATTCTTCTTAATTGTGGGCTACAAGGTAGTAGAGGTTATCGGCAGCTAGATAAGCCCTGCTGCTGCATACAATCTCTCTTTTATAGCACCTTTTGTAGCTCTTCATAGCAGTCTATTCATTCTATTGCATATAGCGTTTTTAGCGAGGAGCCTAAATTCCAGGTCCAAATTACCTTCCTGCTTGAAATGAATAGCGTATTTGCTTCCGGGATAGTCGTCTCCGTTCGTTCGTCCTCTGTGCGCTCTGCGACTCTGTGGTTTTATTCCCGTAAACCGCCAGGATTGATTTCTCAGCTACGATTATTAACCACTGAGGCACAGAGTTCACAGAGACGCTCAATCCTCTTTTCTCCCTGAACCATTCAAGTCGCGATACGCTCTTTTATCCTATCCAGAGCATAAGCGTAAAAGAAGAACAGGAATAGCGGGCCTATGATCAAATACGGCAGGATCTCCGGTTTGAGGGGAGCGATGAGGAACAGCGCTATATTGGTGACCCCGTGGGCCAGGGAGACAATAGGCAGGCTCTTGGATAGCCAGAAGAGCACCCCGAAAGCCAGCCCCGCCAGGCTAACGTAGAGGAGCTCCAGTGTCAGGTGATAGCCGCTATGCATGAACCCGAATATCACACTGGCCAAGACCAGCCCCCCAATCAGACCGATCCTCTCCTGGAGCACAGTCTGCAAAGACGACCGAAATACGAACTCCTCCACAATACCCACAAAAAAGATCATGGTCAGGGCTAAAATGAGCATTTGCTGGAGATCATTGTCCACCACCAGCATTTGAGGCTTGATCACCATATACTCCCCCCACCCCAAAGCCAGTCCCATGGATATGGAAACGGGCAGAAAGAACCAGAACCGCTCAAAGGTCAATCCCGCCTCCTCTGCGGTTATGAATCTCTCTTTCAAGATCATATACATGGGAATGAACATGGGCGCATAAACCAGCACATAGGAGTAAAGGGTCAGGTGGAAGAAGACTGGCATCGCGACATTCAAAAGGCGGAACAGTGGCAAGAGCATTAGGGCTGGATAGGTCCGGTTGTTGACGAATATCGTTGATAGGCTTAAAAAAACCAGGTTCAGGGCATGAATGGGCATCGCTGCTTCAGCCTTGCCGTAGAAGATCAGAATCTCGGCCAACAGTATCAAAAATACGGGAATCAGCAGGTCGAGATAGTACCTCTCCGCATTCAGCGCCTTCATATAATTGCCATGTTCTCATCAAAGATTTAATAGATTCCCTCGAACCTTACTGTACCAAAAAATCAGCATACTTTAGCCCTGACTTTGGCAGATATAATGCGAAGGATGTAAATAATTTGCGGCCCTGATGATATAGTATGACCCTTGTCTCCCTCTCTTTTGAGGTCCACCAGCCAATCCGTCTGAAGAAGAATTTCTTCTGGGACGGCTACATGAACCGGCAGGTGGTACCTGATTTATGGAAATACTACTTCGATTGCCCAGAGAATAAGAGGATCTTCGAGCGAGTATCCGACAAATGCTACCTGCCCGCGAACCGGGCCATCCTGGAGGGGATAAAAAAGCTCCAGGGATCGAATAGATCCTTCAAGGTCTCCTACAGTTTCTCAGGCGTCTTCCTGGAGGAATGCCAAAGGTACCGCCCGGATGTGTTAGACTCCTTTGTCGACCTGGTCCAGACTGGAATGGTGGAGGTGCTGGATCAGACCTACTATCACAGCCTGGCCAGCCTCTACGACGATTCCCAGGAGTACATCGAGCAGATCAAGATGCACCGGGAGCTGATCTGGGACATCTTCGCCCTCCGGCCTACGACCTTTGAGAACACCGAGCTGATCTACAGCGACAAAATCGCCCAAATCGCAGACCGGATGGGCTATAAGGCCATATTCACCGAAGGGGTGGTAGCAGATCCCAACTACGTCTACCGCCCGCCAAACACCAAGATCGCTCTGCTCTTGCGTAACTACCAGCTCACCGATGACATCGGCTTTCGCTTCTCCTCCCATAATTGGGAAGAGTACCCCCTCACCGCAGACAAATACGCCTCCTGGCTGGCGAGGACCCCAGGCAAGTGCATAAACATCTTCTGCGACTACGAGACCTTCGGCGAGCACCAGTGGATCGATACCGGTATCTTCGACTTCATCCGCAGCCTGCCAAACCAGGTCCTCCGCTACGAGAACCTTCAGTTCGCCACCCCCTGCGAGGTGGCCAGCACAATTCCCCCGGAAAGAGAGCTATCGATAGAGAGCTTCGTCTCCTGGGCAGACCTGGAGAGAAACACCAGCTGCTGGCTGGGAAACGCCCTTCAGCATGCCTGCTTCATCCAGCAGAAGAGGCTCCAGGCACCGGCAAGAGAGAGCCGCGATCCCGACCTCCTGGCCATCTGGAGGACTCTGGGCCTCTCCGACCATCTCTACTATATCTTCACCCACGGCGGAGGGCCGGCCGAGGTGCACAACTACTTCAGCCCCTACGGCTCCCCCTATGATGCAGCTGTAACCTACTTTGCCGTCTTATCCGACTTTCACTGCCGCCTGAAGGGAAAGACCCATCTGGCCGATTCCCCATTCCGGTTTGCCACCGGAATAGACCAGTTCACAGGCGACTCCGCCTGGACACTGATGGGCCTGGAGGCCATCCTGGACAAAATCCCTCTCCCCTCTTTGGAGTACCATAATGCCAACGGCGATTATGCCCTCTGGGCGGAGAAGAGCCTGGGCGACAGCGCCCTGGCGGAAAAGCTGGCCGGATTGCAGAAGCTCAAGGGGGAGAGGCTGAGAAAGGGCCTTCTCCGGGCAGTGGCCGATTCCCTGGCAACAGAGGTGATCTAAATGACTGTAGGAGCAGCTCAACCTCAGCCCTTCCAGCCGGCCGACTATTCCCAGGGGACATCCCGGGAGTGGCTGGTGGCTAACGGCCTGGGCAGCTATGCCTCATCGACCGCAAACTGCAGCAACACCAGAGCCTATCACGGCCTTCTGGTGGCAGCCACCGAGCCTCCAGCAAGGAAGAGACTGCTCCTCGCCAGCCTGGACGAGGAGCTGGGCGAATTCCGACTGGCCAATCATCAGTACCCCGGAGCGATCTATCCCCAGGGCTTCTCTCACCTGCAGGGATTCTGGACCGATCCCCTCCCCCGGTTCTGCTATCAGATGGGCACTACAACCCTGGAGAAGACCGTCTCCATGGTCCGCAATGAGAACAGCACCATCATCAGCTACAGGATCAAGGGCTACCGTGGATTGATCCGCATCGTACCCCTGATCCACGACCGCAGCTTCCATGCTGCCGGCGATCTTCCTCCACTTCACCAGAATACCTGGGGCAAAGGAACCACAATCCTCAGCCAAACCCGTTTCTCCATCTTCTCCGACCTGGCCCGATATATTCCCCAGGAGAGGGTCTACAGCAACTTCGAGTACGAGGAGGAGCGCCGCCGGGGCCTGGGCTGGAAGGAGAACCTCTTCTCCCCCGGCTGCTTCGAGCTGGATGTATCCGGAGAGGCGGAGTTCGCCATCATCGCCTCCACCTGGAGGAGCTCCTTGGCCAACTGGAGGGCGGATCAGGAGAGCGAGAGAGAACGCCTGATATCCTTAAAGGCACCCGTTCCTCCTCTGGCTCGAGCGGCGGACAGCTTCCTGGTCAAGAGGGGCAACGCTCTGAGCCTCATCGCCGGCTACCACTGGTTCGATGACTGGGGAAGGGACGCCATGATCGCCCTGCCCGGCATTCTCCTCTCCACCGGCCGATATGAGGCAGCAAGGCTGGTCCTCAGCTCCTTTGCCGGGGCGATGAAGGACGGTGTGCTGCCCAACGACCTCGGGGCCCGGTCCTACAACACCGTGGACGCCTCTTTGTGGTTTGTTCAGGCGACGAGCAGATATTTCGATGCAACAGGTGATCTGGATTTCCTGGCCGAGCTCTGGCCGAAGCTCTTGGATGTGGTTGAGAGATACTCCCGACCGGGCGATGACTTCGGCGCAGATGAGGACGGCCTGATCAATTCCGGCCCGGCTCTCACCTGGATGGACGCCAGAGTGGACGGCCGGCCGGTCACCTCCCGGACGGGCAAATGCTGCGAGATAAACGCCCTCTGGTACTCCGCCCTGAGGAGGACAGAGAGCCTTTCCCGGGCCCTGGACATGCCCCTGGACCCGAAGATTCCCGAGCTCGCAGATAAGGTCCAGAAAAGCTACCTCCGATTCTGGAACAGCGAGAACGGCTGCCTCTTCGATGTGATAGACCATGAGGACGCCTCCATCCGCCCCAACCAGATCTTCGCGGCGATCGTTCCCGATCTCCTGCCGGATGTGATGAGAAGGAGCATCCTGGAGGTGGTAGCTCGAGATCTTCTCACCCCCTTCGGCCTGAGAACCCTCTCCCCCCGCGATCCCCGTTATGCGGGCCGATATGCTGGAGAACCCAAGGAGAGGGACCGCAGCTATCATCAGGGCACGGTCTGGCCCTGGCTCATCGGCCCCTATATCGATCTTCTGCTGGCTGTAGGCGGCCGCTCCGCCGAAACGCGGGAGAAGGGATTGGAGGCTTTAAGGCCGCTCTTGGATCTGGCAGAAGGGATGGGCACCATTCCCGAGGTCTTCGATGGCGACCTGCCCCAGAATCCCGGTGGCTGCATCTCCCAGGCCTGGTCGGTGGGAGAGGTTCTCAGAGCTTATGAAGAGCTGCGGGATGAATAGTAAAAAATTCCATTCATTTTTTCCAGAACTCTGGCAAGAAGAGGACCATAGCGGTCACCACCTCCAGCCTGCCGATCCACATGCATAATATGAGGAGCATCTTTCCCGCAGGATGGATATCTGCAAAGCTGAACATCGGCCCCACCACACCAAATCCCGGTCCGACATTCCCCAGGGTCGTCGCCACTGCCGACAGGACGCTCTCCATATCCATCTTCGGATCGCTGTAGGAGATCATGGCCAGGAGGAGGGAGGCTATGGCAAAGATGATGATGTACATGGAGACGAAGATATTGCTCGCCCTTAAAATCTCCTCTTTCACCACCATATCGCCCAGCCGGACGCTCTGAACCGCCTTGGGATGAAGAGTGCGAATCAGCTCTCTGTATGCGCTCTTGAATATCAGTATCAATCGAACAACCTTGATTGCTCCTGCGGTGGAGCCGGCACAGGCCCCGATGATCATAAGCAAGAGGAGGGTGATCCTGGCGGTGGCGGTCCACTGATTGAAATCGGCAGTGGCAAACCCGGTGGTGGTCAGGATCGAGACCACCTGGAAGCCAGCCAGTTGAATCTTCTGGTAGATGTCTCCCTCCAGCCCTCCCCAGAGGATGATGATCGACGTGGCCAAAAGGATGATCAAGGCATAAGCCCGGAACTCCGTGTCGCTGATCAGGGCCTTCCGGTCGGAGGTGATCATCCTGTAGTGCAGGGCGAAGTTGGCCCCGGCCAGGAAACAGAACAGGACGATGATGGCATCTATGATCCAGCTATTGTAGGCCATGATGCTCAAACCCCGGGGCGAGAATCCTCCCGTGGCCATGGATGAGAAGGCATGGCAGAACGAGTCAAAGGGGGGCATTCCTGCCAGAAGGAGGAGGGCGACCTCCACCAGGGTCAGGAGGATATAGACCATCCAGAGCATGCGAGCGGTCTGCTTGATCCTGGGCTTGATGGATTCCTTATCCGGGCCGGGAACCTCCGCCCGGTAAAGCTGCCGTCCCGCCACTCCCAGGCGGGGCAGTATGGCCACGAAGAGCAGTATTATCCCCATCCCTCCCAGCCACTGGGCAAATGACCTCCAGAAGAGCAGCCCCATGATTGTATCATCGGGGCCGCTCCTCATCCGGAGGAGGATGGAGTTGCCGGTCATCCTCACCAGTTGCATCTGC
Proteins encoded in this window:
- a CDS encoding CPBP family intramembrane glutamic endopeptidase, which gives rise to MKALNAERYYLDLLIPVFLILLAEILIFYGKAEAAMPIHALNLVFLSLSTIFVNNRTYPALMLLPLFRLLNVAMPVFFHLTLYSYVLVYAPMFIPMYMILKERFITAEEAGLTFERFWFFLPVSISMGLALGWGEYMVIKPQMLVVDNDLQQMLILALTMIFFVGIVEEFVFRSSLQTVLQERIGLIGGLVLASVIFGFMHSGYHLTLELLYVSLAGLAFGVLFWLSKSLPIVSLAHGVTNIALFLIAPLKPEILPYLIIGPLFLFFFYAYALDRIKERIAT
- a CDS encoding TrkH family potassium uptake protein, whose amino-acid sequence is MKFRVFLRLLAQLLKLLAILLLVPGAVAAVYAETGGVIAFAATSLISLATGIALGRLSSEEEPGLREAFALVALGWIAVAFFGAFPYVFLGMSLIDGLFESMSAFTTTGSSVFTEINHLGYWKMNQTLADSSLVAEMQMQLVRMTGNSILLRMRSGPDDTIMGLLFWRSFAQWLGGMGIILLFVAILPRLGVAGRQLYRAEVPGPDKESIKPRIKQTARMLWMVYILLTLVEVALLLLAGMPPFDSFCHAFSSMATGGFSPRGLSIMAYNSWIIDAIIVLFCFLAGANFALHYRMITSDRKALISDTEFRAYALIILLATSIIILWGGLEGDIYQKIQLAGFQVVSILTTTGFATADFNQWTATARITLLLLMIIGACAGSTAGAIKVVRLILIFKSAYRELIRTLHPKAVQSVRLGDMVVKEEILRASNIFVSMYIIIFAIASLLLAMISYSDPKMDMESVLSAVATTLGNVGPGFGVVGPMFSFADIHPAGKMLLILCMWIGRLEVVTAMVLFLPEFWKK
- a CDS encoding amylo-alpha-1,6-glucosidase, which produces MTVGAAQPQPFQPADYSQGTSREWLVANGLGSYASSTANCSNTRAYHGLLVAATEPPARKRLLLASLDEELGEFRLANHQYPGAIYPQGFSHLQGFWTDPLPRFCYQMGTTTLEKTVSMVRNENSTIISYRIKGYRGLIRIVPLIHDRSFHAAGDLPPLHQNTWGKGTTILSQTRFSIFSDLARYIPQERVYSNFEYEEERRRGLGWKENLFSPGCFELDVSGEAEFAIIASTWRSSLANWRADQESERERLISLKAPVPPLARAADSFLVKRGNALSLIAGYHWFDDWGRDAMIALPGILLSTGRYEAARLVLSSFAGAMKDGVLPNDLGARSYNTVDASLWFVQATSRYFDATGDLDFLAELWPKLLDVVERYSRPGDDFGADEDGLINSGPALTWMDARVDGRPVTSRTGKCCEINALWYSALRRTESLSRALDMPLDPKIPELADKVQKSYLRFWNSENGCLFDVIDHEDASIRPNQIFAAIVPDLLPDVMRRSILEVVARDLLTPFGLRTLSPRDPRYAGRYAGEPKERDRSYHQGTVWPWLIGPYIDLLLAVGGRSAETREKGLEALRPLLDLAEGMGTIPEVFDGDLPQNPGGCISQAWSVGEVLRAYEELRDE
- a CDS encoding glycoside hydrolase family 57 protein; the protein is MTLVSLSFEVHQPIRLKKNFFWDGYMNRQVVPDLWKYYFDCPENKRIFERVSDKCYLPANRAILEGIKKLQGSNRSFKVSYSFSGVFLEECQRYRPDVLDSFVDLVQTGMVEVLDQTYYHSLASLYDDSQEYIEQIKMHRELIWDIFALRPTTFENTELIYSDKIAQIADRMGYKAIFTEGVVADPNYVYRPPNTKIALLLRNYQLTDDIGFRFSSHNWEEYPLTADKYASWLARTPGKCINIFCDYETFGEHQWIDTGIFDFIRSLPNQVLRYENLQFATPCEVASTIPPERELSIESFVSWADLERNTSCWLGNALQHACFIQQKRLQAPARESRDPDLLAIWRTLGLSDHLYYIFTHGGGPAEVHNYFSPYGSPYDAAVTYFAVLSDFHCRLKGKTHLADSPFRFATGIDQFTGDSAWTLMGLEAILDKIPLPSLEYHNANGDYALWAEKSLGDSALAEKLAGLQKLKGERLRKGLLRAVADSLATEVI